A genomic region of Thermotoga sp. Ku-13t contains the following coding sequences:
- a CDS encoding 2-hydroxyacid dehydrogenase, which translates to MLVLFLNRLDDQWLKRIEEMKSNYPGITFKTRHEDSLDSLLSMADVVVAARLSAEEIQKAQKLRLIIVPMAGVNALDWQAIRERGIQVCNCHSNASAVAERALALALALLGRVVEYDHDLRYGIWHGYSVHGGEKDYWISLQKKKVCIVGFGHIGQHLARLLQSFSCEIVAVKRTAPMVKDRITSDLDWAIDTSDVIFITVPLTKDTRNLFNRERLFRMKNKFLINVSRGEVIDEQALFEALRDGVLAGAAIDTWYTYPTTDRECVLPSRFPFNTLRNVVMSPHVGAYCEEALNNLMNETFEILEKYILSGELMNRVDPEWQY; encoded by the coding sequence GTGCTGGTACTCTTCCTCAACAGGCTTGACGATCAGTGGCTCAAAAGAATCGAAGAGATGAAAAGCAACTATCCCGGTATCACTTTCAAAACGCGTCACGAAGATTCGCTGGACTCTCTCCTCAGCATGGCCGACGTGGTGGTTGCCGCGAGGCTATCTGCAGAAGAGATTCAGAAGGCGCAGAAGCTGCGGCTGATAATCGTCCCGATGGCGGGCGTCAACGCCCTGGACTGGCAGGCAATCAGAGAGAGAGGAATACAGGTATGTAACTGCCATTCGAACGCCTCCGCCGTTGCCGAAAGGGCGCTCGCGCTCGCACTCGCCCTACTGGGACGTGTAGTCGAATACGATCACGATCTGAGATACGGCATATGGCATGGTTATTCGGTGCACGGGGGAGAGAAAGACTACTGGATCAGCCTGCAGAAAAAGAAGGTTTGCATCGTTGGCTTTGGTCACATCGGTCAACACCTCGCACGACTTCTACAATCGTTCTCCTGTGAGATCGTGGCGGTCAAAAGGACTGCTCCCATGGTGAAGGATCGGATCACCTCCGATCTGGATTGGGCGATCGATACGAGCGACGTGATTTTCATAACCGTGCCGCTCACCAAAGACACCAGGAACCTTTTCAACAGAGAAAGGTTGTTCAGAATGAAGAACAAGTTTCTCATCAACGTATCGCGGGGCGAGGTGATCGACGAACAGGCGTTGTTTGAGGCCCTGAGGGATGGCGTGCTCGCGGGTGCCGCGATCGACACCTGGTACACGTATCCCACCACTGACAGGGAATGTGTTCTTCCGAGCAGATTCCCTTTCAACACGCTTCGCAACGTGGTCATGTCGCCACACGTTGGTGCTTACTGTGAAGAGGCTTTGAACAACTTGATGAACGAGACGTTTGAGATCCTTGAGAAATACATTCTCAGCGGTGAACTGATGAACCGGGTGGATCCAGAGTGGCAGTATTGA
- a CDS encoding GNAT family N-acetyltransferase yields the protein MYETIRVSEFPTLRFLELVNQIFEDYPVPINWDLFSFNLDVRENSVSLTDSYVFLKNGKPVGFVLCCIRKNRGRIDSMGVVKEERNKGLGGKILSFCLEALKKRNITDVVLEVLANQEKVVRFYSRFGFRVSRRLVSMIRHLPVPSASARFLKAERESIHKSALEALVKFSRRPNWQREPLTLLLSVDRYRMARVAHPLSGYVVWGKSAENAFIVDCAPTNAETSYTELLEQAVNYVCLIENRTVCFMGNVPEDDPLYQAADRTGFKPFFEQYEMILKL from the coding sequence ATGTACGAAACGATCAGGGTTTCTGAGTTTCCGACACTCAGATTCCTGGAGTTGGTGAACCAGATTTTTGAAGACTACCCGGTGCCGATCAACTGGGACCTGTTTTCCTTCAATCTGGATGTGCGTGAAAATTCCGTTTCACTCACGGATTCCTACGTCTTTCTCAAAAACGGCAAGCCTGTGGGATTCGTTCTGTGCTGCATCAGAAAGAACAGGGGAAGAATCGATTCGATGGGTGTCGTCAAGGAAGAGAGAAACAAAGGACTGGGAGGGAAAATCCTTTCTTTCTGTCTTGAAGCGTTGAAGAAGAGAAACATCACAGACGTGGTGCTCGAGGTTCTTGCGAACCAGGAGAAGGTTGTACGTTTCTATTCCCGCTTCGGATTCAGAGTCTCAAGAAGACTCGTTTCCATGATCAGACATTTGCCAGTTCCGTCAGCCTCTGCTAGGTTCCTCAAAGCGGAGAGAGAATCCATTCACAAAAGTGCGCTCGAAGCTCTGGTGAAATTCTCCAGGCGCCCCAACTGGCAGAGAGAACCTCTCACCCTTTTACTGTCCGTCGACAGGTACAGAATGGCCAGAGTCGCACATCCTCTCTCCGGTTACGTTGTCTGGGGAAAGAGCGCAGAAAACGCGTTCATCGTGGACTGTGCACCAACGAACGCAGAAACTTCTTATACAGAACTTCTGGAACAGGCCGTCAACTACGTCTGCTTAATCGAGAACAGAACAGTTTGCTTCATGGGGAACGTGCCTGAAGACGATCCGCTCTACCAGGCGGCGGATCGAACAGGTTTCAAACCGTTCTTCGAACAGTACGAAATGATTCTCAAGCTCTGA
- the fliS gene encoding flagellar export chaperone FliS, translating into MMKDHYLENAVLTASPAKLIEMLYEKSVELLKEAREFIEKEYFLEANERIKRVQDILIELNASLDMEKGGQIAQSLRSLYLYMYRTLVEANIKKDLKKLDEILGYFQELLEAWRAAMKSANVDKKSQGGFNISV; encoded by the coding sequence ATGATGAAGGACCACTATCTCGAAAACGCGGTGTTGACAGCTAGTCCTGCCAAACTGATCGAGATGCTCTACGAAAAATCCGTGGAGCTTCTGAAGGAAGCGAGAGAGTTCATAGAAAAAGAATACTTCCTGGAGGCCAACGAACGGATCAAGAGGGTGCAGGACATACTGATAGAACTGAACGCTTCCTTAGACATGGAAAAAGGTGGACAAATCGCGCAGTCTTTGAGGTCGCTGTACCTTTACATGTACAGAACGCTGGTGGAAGCGAACATCAAGAAGGACTTGAAGAAACTCGATGAGATCTTAGGTTATTTCCAGGAACTCCTCGAAGCGTGGCGGGCTGCAATGAAGTCTGCCAATGTCGATAAAAAATCCCAGGGTGGATTCAACATCTCGGTGTGA
- a CDS encoding NUDIX hydrolase, protein MEEKTLESNTVFTGKIITVKVDRVSLTNGWTSLREVVLHPGAVAVLPLFDNGDVVLVKQFRYPVGKVLIEVPAGKLDPGEKPEECALRELREETGIDAGKLEYVGFVYTSPGFSNEKIYLYIAEELSQHEQDLDVDEIVETIRLPLREALRMCIDGEITDAKTVALLSLAFLKRG, encoded by the coding sequence ATGGAAGAGAAAACACTTGAAAGTAACACCGTTTTTACTGGTAAAATCATCACGGTCAAAGTCGATCGTGTCTCGCTGACCAACGGATGGACCTCCTTAAGGGAAGTCGTCCTGCATCCCGGTGCCGTGGCAGTACTTCCGCTCTTCGACAACGGCGATGTGGTTCTGGTGAAACAGTTCAGATACCCTGTGGGAAAAGTCTTGATCGAGGTACCCGCAGGTAAACTGGATCCGGGTGAGAAACCAGAAGAATGCGCTCTCAGGGAACTTCGCGAGGAGACTGGTATAGATGCAGGCAAACTTGAGTACGTCGGTTTCGTATATACCAGTCCAGGTTTTTCCAACGAGAAGATATATCTTTACATCGCTGAGGAACTCAGTCAGCATGAACAGGATCTCGATGTCGATGAAATTGTTGAAACGATCAGATTACCTCTCAGGGAGGCGCTCAGGATGTGTATCGATGGTGAGATAACGGATGCAAAGACGGTGGCCCTCCTGTCACTGGCATTCTTGAAAAGGGGTTGA
- the smc gene encoding chromosome segregation protein SMC, producing the protein MKLKSMFLHGFKSFARPTRLNFSEGVTTIVGPNGGGKSNIVDAIRWVFGEQSMKQLRAEEKFDIIFAGSSTTPASSSAYVELTFEHDGDTFTVARSLSSDGKNVYMLNGEPVRLKDIHERFAGTGVGKELYSIVGQGQIERITSATPEEMRALLEEAAGTSFYREKKREALQRLENVSSNLTRIQDLLTELDRQRKSLYLKAKRAERYKEYSERLEEVRKFFFGNVLKRDLRRLENLETQFAENQEKINQVQKKLIELESQWSSIKEEFAEVDKGIEAFTNLLEDYKKRQAALSEMREIYSKKLNEMENRYVELTTKIYLIDEQVSQLKKRKDELSLIFKALLEEVNQKEEQLREVEAIRQEILSRYSEKEKNALLLREQLAGVEKKKIALENELTKLDETMEDLRKRLSMLQTQLTAKIERLNALQYELSTLFEKSSKASDRKNKLSEELKQIELQTSELKTRREQLVADLEEIRRNLRYLDEEEKRLRNLIASYEGYSRAVRAIFAKKAEGEFPNVHDVVGNLLSFQLEHAKAIEVLLGGAVQHVVVETAEDAQRIIEWLKNEKIGRVTFLPLDLIEPQFTRMREVENHPGFVGYAAQLVKVSPQFSSLPSYLFGSDIIVKRLEDAIDMKRKYRLRCRIATLDGELVGPHGSITGGESSLDRSDSLIVRKARLGEIAAQRMQLASNEKRIDSELKEVERELEELKKHHELVERELVEVMTQDSLTKRMIEELSRSFEDVKKELDSLQQLEREYKSRSEGLKLRKQEVLNQLDELRLQEEKLHDSIEDFDKELQLEKQSLDEISTRYFDLKAELTGALEKKLHYESELERIKSQTEKLAEEKLDLQRQSVELETQIEKVRLELLENAKELESIRKETEELFETMRMQRMDKDQKLAQLNDIEMRMNELKEEREKLRENAHHLELLIQEVKNRIEQHLKEIDMESAQKVEELSEEVLESLKNEMEDLQNKIKYLGPVDLTAIDEYNEVERRYEELLVEKKDLEESKRKIEELIEKTDEEARKRFLDVYEQVNAAFSRYISQLFPGAEGEIKLEPGKDLLEAGLEISLKKPGKRVQKLQLLSGGEKSLVGIALLFSLMEVNPSPFYVLDEIDAALDEFNAERFKRMLTINKERAQFIVITHNKVVMEAASTLHGITMVDGVSNVVPVELETLAVREEAYGRENT; encoded by the coding sequence ATGAAACTCAAAAGCATGTTCCTGCACGGGTTCAAATCTTTTGCCAGACCGACGCGACTGAACTTTTCTGAAGGTGTCACCACGATAGTCGGTCCCAACGGAGGGGGAAAGTCGAACATCGTCGATGCGATCCGCTGGGTCTTCGGTGAACAGTCGATGAAACAGCTCCGTGCAGAGGAAAAGTTCGACATCATCTTCGCAGGTTCCAGCACCACCCCTGCCAGCTCGTCCGCTTACGTTGAGCTGACGTTTGAACACGATGGTGATACCTTCACCGTCGCACGTTCACTCTCCTCGGATGGAAAGAACGTTTACATGCTCAACGGCGAACCGGTACGTTTGAAAGACATCCACGAAAGGTTCGCCGGCACGGGAGTGGGCAAGGAGCTCTATTCCATAGTCGGTCAGGGACAGATAGAGAGGATCACCAGCGCGACGCCCGAGGAGATGAGGGCCCTTCTCGAGGAAGCGGCTGGAACTTCCTTCTACAGGGAGAAGAAGAGAGAGGCCTTGCAGAGGCTCGAAAACGTTTCCAGCAACCTGACGCGCATACAGGATCTTCTGACCGAGCTTGACAGACAGAGAAAATCGCTCTATCTGAAAGCAAAAAGGGCGGAACGATACAAGGAATACTCAGAAAGACTCGAAGAAGTGAGAAAGTTCTTCTTCGGAAACGTTCTGAAGAGAGATTTAAGAAGACTGGAGAACCTTGAGACGCAGTTTGCTGAGAACCAGGAAAAGATCAACCAGGTGCAGAAAAAGCTCATAGAACTCGAATCTCAATGGTCCTCGATCAAAGAAGAGTTCGCAGAGGTTGACAAAGGCATAGAAGCTTTCACCAACCTGCTCGAGGACTACAAGAAACGTCAGGCTGCCCTCAGCGAGATGAGAGAGATTTACAGCAAAAAGCTGAACGAAATGGAAAATCGGTACGTTGAACTCACAACGAAGATCTATCTGATAGACGAACAGGTGTCACAGTTGAAGAAGAGAAAAGATGAACTCAGCCTCATCTTTAAAGCCCTGCTCGAGGAGGTAAACCAGAAAGAGGAACAGCTCAGAGAGGTGGAAGCGATCAGGCAGGAAATACTGTCCAGATACTCGGAAAAGGAAAAGAACGCGTTGCTTTTGAGAGAACAGCTCGCCGGCGTCGAAAAGAAAAAAATCGCTCTGGAAAACGAGCTGACCAAACTCGACGAAACCATGGAGGATCTCAGAAAGAGGCTCTCCATGCTGCAGACACAGCTCACAGCGAAGATCGAACGTTTGAACGCGCTTCAGTACGAACTTTCCACCCTGTTTGAAAAATCCAGCAAGGCGAGCGATCGCAAGAACAAACTTTCCGAGGAGCTCAAACAGATCGAGTTACAAACCAGCGAATTGAAGACCAGACGGGAACAGCTGGTTGCGGACCTGGAAGAAATTCGCAGGAACTTGAGGTACCTGGACGAAGAAGAGAAGAGGCTGCGAAATTTGATTGCCAGCTACGAGGGCTATTCCCGAGCGGTGAGAGCCATCTTCGCGAAGAAAGCCGAGGGTGAATTTCCCAACGTTCACGATGTGGTCGGAAACCTGCTCAGCTTTCAGCTCGAACACGCGAAGGCAATAGAAGTACTGCTCGGTGGGGCCGTACAGCACGTCGTGGTCGAAACTGCGGAAGACGCGCAAAGAATCATAGAGTGGCTCAAGAACGAAAAGATCGGTCGCGTGACGTTCCTTCCTTTGGACCTGATAGAACCGCAGTTCACGAGAATGAGAGAGGTGGAAAACCACCCCGGTTTCGTGGGTTACGCCGCACAGCTGGTGAAAGTCTCTCCTCAGTTTTCCTCCCTGCCGAGTTATCTGTTCGGAAGCGACATAATCGTGAAAAGACTGGAAGACGCGATAGATATGAAACGAAAGTACAGGTTGAGATGCAGGATCGCCACGCTCGATGGGGAACTTGTTGGGCCGCACGGTTCCATAACGGGTGGCGAATCTTCGCTCGACAGGTCCGATTCTCTCATCGTGAGGAAGGCCCGGCTCGGTGAGATAGCAGCGCAGAGGATGCAGTTGGCGTCGAATGAAAAACGGATCGACTCGGAGTTGAAGGAAGTGGAAAGAGAACTGGAAGAGCTCAAGAAACACCATGAACTCGTCGAAAGAGAGCTCGTGGAAGTCATGACACAGGACAGTCTGACGAAGAGGATGATAGAGGAACTGTCCAGGAGTTTCGAAGATGTGAAAAAGGAACTCGATTCGCTCCAACAGTTGGAAAGGGAATACAAGAGTCGTTCCGAGGGATTGAAACTCAGAAAACAGGAAGTTCTGAATCAGCTGGACGAACTGCGTCTTCAGGAAGAAAAGCTACACGACAGCATCGAAGACTTCGACAAAGAATTGCAGCTCGAGAAGCAGTCGCTCGATGAGATCTCCACAAGGTATTTCGATCTGAAAGCGGAACTCACAGGAGCGTTGGAGAAGAAGCTACACTATGAATCTGAACTGGAGAGGATAAAGAGCCAGACAGAAAAGCTGGCTGAGGAAAAGCTGGACTTGCAGAGACAGAGTGTCGAACTCGAGACACAGATAGAAAAGGTTAGGCTTGAACTTCTGGAGAACGCAAAGGAACTCGAATCGATACGCAAAGAAACCGAAGAGCTTTTTGAGACCATGAGGATGCAGAGGATGGACAAGGATCAAAAACTCGCGCAGTTGAACGATATAGAAATGAGGATGAACGAACTCAAGGAAGAAAGAGAAAAGCTCAGAGAAAACGCTCACCATCTGGAATTGCTCATTCAGGAAGTTAAAAACCGTATCGAGCAACATCTGAAGGAGATCGACATGGAATCTGCGCAGAAGGTAGAAGAATTGAGCGAAGAGGTTCTCGAATCGCTGAAAAACGAGATGGAGGATCTCCAGAACAAGATAAAGTACCTCGGCCCGGTGGATTTGACCGCCATCGACGAGTACAACGAGGTCGAAAGAAGGTACGAAGAACTACTGGTGGAGAAAAAAGATCTGGAAGAATCCAAGAGAAAGATCGAGGAGCTCATAGAAAAAACCGATGAGGAAGCACGAAAGAGGTTCCTGGACGTTTACGAACAGGTCAACGCGGCTTTCTCTCGTTACATCTCGCAGCTCTTTCCAGGAGCCGAGGGAGAGATCAAGCTGGAACCGGGCAAGGACCTGCTCGAGGCGGGCCTCGAGATATCGCTCAAGAAACCTGGAAAGAGGGTTCAAAAATTGCAACTGCTTTCGGGTGGAGAAAAGTCCCTCGTTGGCATAGCGTTGCTCTTCTCACTCATGGAGGTCAATCCGAGTCCCTTCTACGTACTCGATGAGATCGACGCCGCGCTCGACGAGTTCAATGCCGAGAGGTTCAAACGCATGCTCACAATAAACAAGGAGCGCGCGCAGTTCATCGTGATCACGCACAACAAGGTTGTCATGGAGGCCGCGAGCACGCTCCACGGTATAACTATGGTGGACGGGGTGTCGAACGTGGTCCCGGTGGAGCTGGAAACGCTGGCCGTTCGGGAGGAAGCGTATGGAAGAGAAAACACTTGA
- the nagA gene encoding N-acetylglucosamine-6-phosphate deacetylase, producing MRIKVKRLFTPIRELQDVSVTVENGRIVAIEKTKLRADRCYPIVAPAFVDSHTHGAAGIDVMNASVEEFLKLSSFYARHGVGRFFPTTVSDTFENLARVAETVKKVMQIKMPAAKIAGLYIEGPYLSPNKRGAHRQELLKEPDLEELEKFLSRYGDIVKVFTIAPELKGAEQAIKLLRRRGIIVSIAHTNATFNETLNAIKAGATRATHVFNAMREFNHREPGVVGAVLTHKKVYCEIICDLVHLHPATVQIVMKTKGSFKTLLITDSISATGLDDGVYKLGKMKVEVKHGMAKVHGQETLAGSTLTMDRAVKNLVFELGVPLRSAFIVSSFTPAKASGIEPNLLEEGMMADFVALDEELNLLAVYIDGLLVHGV from the coding sequence TTGAGAATAAAAGTGAAACGGTTGTTCACCCCAATCAGAGAGCTTCAGGATGTTTCTGTCACTGTGGAAAACGGGAGGATCGTCGCGATAGAAAAAACCAAGCTTCGCGCCGATCGATGCTATCCGATAGTTGCACCCGCGTTCGTGGACAGCCACACACACGGCGCCGCAGGCATAGACGTGATGAACGCGAGCGTTGAAGAATTTTTGAAGCTTTCTTCCTTTTACGCCCGGCACGGTGTGGGACGTTTTTTTCCAACGACCGTGTCTGACACCTTCGAGAATCTCGCACGCGTGGCAGAAACAGTCAAGAAGGTGATGCAGATCAAAATGCCAGCCGCAAAGATTGCAGGCCTGTACATCGAAGGGCCATACCTCAGTCCCAACAAACGTGGTGCTCACAGACAAGAGCTTTTGAAAGAACCTGACCTCGAAGAACTGGAAAAATTCCTTTCTCGTTACGGTGACATCGTGAAGGTGTTCACCATAGCGCCGGAACTGAAGGGTGCAGAGCAAGCCATAAAGCTCTTGCGGAGACGCGGAATAATCGTGAGCATCGCGCACACGAACGCCACCTTCAACGAAACCCTCAACGCTATAAAAGCTGGCGCAACCAGAGCGACACACGTGTTCAACGCAATGAGAGAGTTCAACCACAGAGAACCCGGTGTGGTTGGAGCCGTTCTGACACACAAAAAGGTCTACTGCGAGATCATATGTGACCTGGTTCATCTACATCCGGCGACGGTTCAGATCGTTATGAAAACGAAAGGATCTTTCAAAACTCTCCTGATCACCGATTCGATATCCGCTACGGGACTCGACGATGGGGTGTACAAACTCGGTAAGATGAAGGTCGAGGTCAAACACGGAATGGCGAAGGTTCACGGTCAAGAGACACTCGCCGGTAGCACGCTCACCATGGATCGGGCCGTCAAAAATCTCGTCTTCGAACTCGGTGTGCCCCTGAGATCTGCGTTCATCGTGTCGAGCTTTACACCTGCTAAGGCGAGTGGCATCGAGCCGAACCTGCTCGAAGAAGGTATGATGGCGGACTTCGTCGCATTGGACGAAGAGTTGAATTTGCTGGCAGTTTACATCGACGGTCTGCTTGTTCATGGAGTTTGA
- the thrS gene encoding threonine--tRNA ligase: protein MLILKDVGEVKLEVPISVKALAERMKYNGVIAAVLDGKLIDVRDEVISGQMEFVTLDHPMAPQVYRHTMSHIMAQAVMRIFGENRVLLGIGPVIENGFYYDFEIVDGRIVEEDLPRIEEEMRKIIEEDLTIERFTMKRDEAIQFMKNKGQKYKVELLNEMQEEIVTFYKQGEFVDLCRGPHLPSTGMVKHFKLLSLSGAYWRGDERNPMLQRIYGTAFTTEEELNRYIEMIEEAKRRDHRKLGPALGIFFIDHENAPGMPIFTPAGTIILRELMNFSRELHLASGYQEVMTPLVMSEKLWKMSGHWDHYKENMYFTSKEDQNFAIKPMNCPGHILIYKSRPVSYRDLPIRYFEFGKVHRYERSGVLHGLLRVRSFTQDDAHIFCRIDQIEKEIVGIIRLIERIYAQFGFEYSVELSTMPENHMGDVETWNMATESLKNALDSIKLPYTIKEGEGAFYGPKIDFHVKDSIGRTWQCATVQLDFLMPQRFDLYYVDSDGSQVRPVMIHTAKYGSLERFLGILIEHFAGAFPTWLTPTQVVVLPISDRHTHYAEKIVEKFSNSGVRIKLDARHETLSYRVREAQTMKIPYMFIVGDREMNENKVSVRTRKGTDLGPRDVDQVLSIIVEEIKTRSLKNLLEG, encoded by the coding sequence ATGCTGATCCTGAAAGACGTAGGAGAGGTGAAACTTGAAGTTCCGATCTCTGTGAAGGCCCTCGCGGAGAGAATGAAATACAACGGAGTTATAGCGGCCGTGCTTGACGGGAAGCTGATCGACGTTCGGGACGAAGTCATTTCTGGACAGATGGAGTTCGTCACGCTCGATCATCCCATGGCTCCCCAAGTGTACCGCCACACGATGTCGCACATAATGGCCCAGGCGGTGATGAGGATCTTCGGTGAAAACAGAGTCCTGCTCGGCATAGGCCCGGTCATCGAGAACGGTTTCTACTACGATTTCGAGATCGTCGATGGCAGGATCGTGGAAGAAGACCTTCCAAGGATCGAAGAAGAGATGAGAAAGATCATCGAAGAAGATCTCACGATAGAGCGTTTCACGATGAAGAGGGATGAAGCCATTCAATTCATGAAGAACAAGGGTCAGAAATACAAGGTGGAGTTGCTGAACGAGATGCAGGAAGAGATCGTGACGTTCTACAAACAAGGAGAATTCGTTGATCTGTGCAGAGGTCCACATCTTCCGTCCACCGGAATGGTGAAGCACTTCAAGTTGCTCTCGCTCTCTGGGGCGTACTGGAGGGGTGATGAGCGCAATCCGATGCTTCAGAGGATTTACGGAACAGCCTTCACGACTGAGGAAGAATTGAACAGATACATCGAAATGATCGAGGAAGCCAAGCGGAGAGACCACAGAAAACTTGGACCCGCACTCGGTATATTCTTCATAGATCATGAGAATGCACCCGGTATGCCGATCTTCACACCCGCCGGAACGATCATCCTGCGCGAGCTCATGAACTTTTCGAGGGAGCTGCATCTGGCGAGCGGGTATCAAGAGGTCATGACACCGCTGGTGATGAGTGAAAAGCTCTGGAAGATGTCTGGCCACTGGGACCACTACAAGGAAAACATGTACTTCACATCGAAGGAAGACCAGAACTTCGCCATAAAACCAATGAACTGTCCAGGTCACATACTCATATACAAGAGCAGGCCCGTATCCTACAGGGATTTGCCGATCCGGTATTTCGAGTTCGGCAAGGTCCACAGGTACGAAAGGAGCGGAGTGCTGCACGGCTTGTTGCGTGTGAGGAGCTTCACACAGGACGATGCGCACATCTTCTGCAGGATAGACCAGATAGAAAAAGAGATCGTTGGCATCATAAGACTCATCGAACGGATCTACGCCCAGTTCGGTTTTGAGTACTCCGTCGAACTGAGCACCATGCCGGAGAACCACATGGGTGACGTGGAAACATGGAACATGGCCACGGAGTCGCTGAAAAATGCGCTGGATTCCATCAAGTTGCCTTACACGATAAAAGAGGGCGAGGGGGCTTTCTACGGTCCCAAGATCGACTTCCACGTGAAGGATTCCATAGGCAGGACCTGGCAGTGTGCGACGGTACAGCTGGACTTTCTCATGCCCCAGAGGTTCGACCTTTACTACGTCGATTCGGATGGTTCACAGGTTCGGCCGGTGATGATACACACGGCCAAGTACGGAAGCCTGGAGAGGTTCCTGGGGATACTCATAGAACACTTCGCAGGCGCGTTCCCAACCTGGCTCACTCCGACGCAGGTCGTGGTGCTACCTATTTCTGATCGTCACACACATTATGCAGAAAAGATCGTTGAAAAATTTTCAAACAGTGGTGTTAGAATCAAACTCGACGCGCGCCACGAAACTCTGTCTTACAGGGTGAGGGAAGCGCAGACGATGAAGATACCCTACATGTTCATCGTTGGTGACAGGGAAATGAACGAAAACAAGGTCTCCGTGAGGACGAGGAAAGGGACAGATCTCGGACCCAGGGATGTCGATCAAGTTTTGAGCATCATTGTTGAGGAAATAAAGACTCGTTCGTTGAAGAATCTGTTAGAGGGATGA
- a CDS encoding HD-GYP domain-containing protein translates to MVCRILKEKDALSECFERLCLAEEPTSTLFITDSLKEGLSPQLVVKKESVELYDAGKLVARFVNEPGSYDSIWVFVKSYVDREDSKVSLTSYRLARRMISGILQAMVVLMETEDKEGFSHSQRVARLCLEMAEELGLDEKQKTLLKECAMLHDVGKIGIEQLMMYTPTRIRIFENMPQDHTVMGAVYLTSIEYLWDVVPAVRSHHERWDGKGYPDGLKGEEIPFFARIIAICDYFDELTHFVTSEWGTGPKTEVEALEMVKNQSGRMFDPELVKVFVKVMEKKLSGGRVEK, encoded by the coding sequence ATGGTGTGCAGGATTCTCAAGGAAAAGGATGCGCTGAGTGAATGCTTTGAAAGGTTGTGTCTGGCAGAAGAACCAACTTCCACTCTGTTCATCACCGATTCTCTGAAAGAAGGCCTATCACCACAGCTGGTCGTAAAGAAGGAATCTGTGGAACTGTACGACGCAGGAAAACTCGTGGCCAGGTTCGTGAATGAACCTGGCAGTTACGATTCGATCTGGGTATTTGTGAAATCTTACGTTGATAGAGAAGACTCCAAAGTCTCGTTGACCAGTTACAGACTCGCTCGGAGAATGATCAGTGGTATACTGCAGGCGATGGTTGTCCTGATGGAAACAGAGGACAAGGAAGGGTTCAGTCATTCACAGAGGGTGGCACGTTTGTGCCTCGAGATGGCTGAAGAGCTCGGACTGGATGAAAAGCAGAAAACTCTGTTGAAAGAGTGTGCGATGCTTCACGATGTGGGAAAGATAGGCATCGAACAGTTGATGATGTACACTCCCACGAGGATCAGGATCTTCGAGAATATGCCGCAGGACCACACCGTGATGGGAGCAGTTTATCTGACTTCCATCGAATACTTGTGGGATGTCGTGCCTGCCGTGAGATCTCACCACGAAAGGTGGGACGGGAAAGGTTATCCGGATGGGTTGAAAGGTGAAGAGATACCATTCTTTGCCAGAATCATAGCGATCTGTGATTATTTCGACGAGCTCACGCACTTCGTCACGTCCGAGTGGGGTACTGGACCGAAGACGGAAGTTGAAGCCCTCGAGATGGTGAAGAATCAGAGCGGTAGGATGTTCGATCCAGAGTTAGTTAAAGTTTTCGTGAAGGTGATGGAAAAGAAACTTTCAGGCGGTCGCGTTGAAAAGTAA
- the ruvA gene encoding Holliday junction branch migration protein RuvA: protein MLRAVQGRVEAIKGNALLLSVSGFVFQILCDQKTLEALKIGEDVKLHTHLEFNQDGFTLYGFLEEEQLEIFEKVTKVSKIGHRTALKILSSLEPEEFVYMIKNNDVERLSQVPGIGRKTAERLVSELKDEEFSIVPSMNREYLDAIEALTVLGFSKSDSRDAVRKVFKPHMNAEQIVKEALRLLSKKV, encoded by the coding sequence TTGTTGAGGGCCGTTCAGGGTCGGGTGGAGGCGATAAAGGGCAACGCTCTGTTGTTGAGCGTTTCGGGTTTTGTTTTCCAGATCCTCTGCGACCAGAAAACTTTAGAAGCTTTGAAAATCGGTGAGGACGTCAAATTACACACGCATCTCGAATTCAACCAAGATGGGTTCACGCTTTACGGATTTCTCGAAGAAGAACAGCTCGAAATCTTTGAAAAAGTTACCAAGGTTTCGAAGATTGGTCACAGGACGGCTCTGAAGATACTTTCTTCTCTCGAACCTGAGGAATTCGTCTACATGATCAAGAACAATGATGTGGAAAGGCTCTCGCAGGTGCCTGGTATCGGTCGAAAGACGGCAGAAAGACTCGTATCGGAGCTGAAGGATGAGGAGTTCTCCATTGTGCCGAGCATGAACAGGGAATACCTCGATGCGATCGAAGCTTTGACGGTGCTTGGCTTTTCGAAATCAGATTCTCGAGATGCGGTGAGAAAAGTTTTCAAACCGCACATGAACGCGGAACAGATAGTGAAAGAAGCTCTAAGGTTACTCTCCAAGAAGGTGTGA